A single region of the Ziziphus jujuba cultivar Dongzao chromosome 10, ASM3175591v1 genome encodes:
- the LOC107405098 gene encoding LOB domain-containing protein 13 isoform X2 has translation MGRRISFAPPGTLNTITPCAACKLLRRRCAEECPFSPYFSPHEPQKFAAVHKVFGASNVSKLLMEVPESQRADAANSLVYEANLRLRDPVYGCMGVISALQHQLQSLQAELNAIRTDILKYKYREAATHIVSSSLVSPGVVSIAAPPQAISPSPPPPRPPPPPPRPPHSVVISSSSTSSTSSLYTPSTTTTGYSSLSSDNVPYFD, from the exons ATGGGGAGAAGAATTTCATTTGCTCCTCCTGGGACTTTGAATACCATAACACCATGTGCTGCATGTAAGCTCTTGAGAAGAAGATGTGCTGAAGAATGCCCTTTCTCTCCCTACTTTTCCCCTCATGAACCCCAAAAATTCGCAGCTGTTCACAAAGTCTTCGGCGCAAGCAATGTTTCCAAGCTCCTAAtg GAAGTGCCGGAAAGCCAAAGGGCTGATGCGGCGAATAGTCTGGTATATGAAGCAAACTTGAGGCTGAGAGATCCAGTGTACGGTTGCATGGGGGTAATATCAGCTTTGCAACACCAACTTCAATCTTTACAAGCGGAGCTTAATGCAATTAGGACCGATATACTCAAATACAAATATAGGGAAGCTGCAACTCATATCGTTTCATCTTCATTAGTTTCTCCTGGTGTGGTCTCCATTGCTGCACCACCACAAGCAATCTCTccatctcctcctcctcctcgtcCACCGCCACCGCCTCCTCGTCCTCCTCATTCGGTCGTAATCTCTTCATCTTCAACATCGTCGACATCTTCTCTATATACACCCTCCACGACCACAACAGGTTATAGCTCCCTTTCCAGCGATAATGTTCCTTATTTTGATTGA
- the LOC107405100 gene encoding peroxidase 4 has translation MKQIMASSSIFVVTLLAILVIFTGSCSAQLSKDYYSKSCPKVLSTVKSVVQSAVSKERRMGASLLRLHFHDCFVNGCDGSILLDDTSSFTGEKTAGPNAGSVRGYNVIDDIKSKVEQVCPGVVSCADIVAIAARDSVAILGGPQWDVKLGRRDSKTASLSAANNGQIPPPTSTLSNLINRFKAKGLTEKDMVALSGAHTIGQARCTTFRGRIYNENNIGSSFAETRQGNCPKTNGTGDNNLAPLDLQTPTSFDNYYFKNLVNKKGLLHSDQVLFNGGSSDSFVQKYSQDKDSFDSDFVDAMIKMGDIKPLTGSKGEIRKNCARVN, from the exons ATGAAGCAAATAATGGcttcttcttccatttttgTTGTGACTTTATTAGCAATTCTTGTGATTTTCACAGGTAGTTGTTCTGCACAACTCTCCAAGGATTACTACTCCAAGAGCTGTCCTAAGGTTTTAAGTACTGTCAAATCTGTTGTCCAATCTGCTGTGTCCAAAGAACGCCGCATGGGTGCTTCTCTCCTTCGCCTTCACTTCCATGACTGCTTCGTCAAC GGTTGTGATGGGTCAATACTGTTGGACGATACCTCATCTTTCACAGGTGAGAAAACAGCAGGTCCAAATGCCGGCTCAGTGAGGGGATATAATGTAATAGATGATATAAAGTCTAAAGTGGAGCAAGTTTGCCCTGGCGTTGTGTCTTGTGCTGATATAGTAGCCATTGCTGCTCGTGACTCTGTTGCTATT CTTGGAGGACCACAATGGGATGTGAAACTTGGAAGAAGGGATTCAAAGACGGCCAGTTTGTCAGCTGCCAATAATGGACAAATCCCTCCTCCTACTTCTACCCTAAGCAACCTCATCAACAGGTTCAAAGCTAAAGGTCTCACTGAAAAGGACATGGTTGCCTTATCTG GGGCACACACAATTGGCCAAGCAAGGTGTACAACTTTCAGGGGTCGTATATACAATGAGAACAACATTGGTAGTTCATTTGCCGAGACAAGGCAAGGGAATTGTCCTAAAACCAATGGCACAGGGGACAATAATCTTGCTCCTCTTGACCTTCAAACGCCAACAAGTTTTGACAATTACTATTTCAAGAACCTCGTCAACAAGAAAGGTCTCCTCCACTCCGATCAAGTACTTTTCAACGGCGGATCTTCTGACTCCTTCGTTCAGAAGTACAGTCAGGACAAAGACAGCTTCGATTCCGACTTCGTCGATGCCATGATCAAGATGGGAGATATTAAGCCCCTAACTGGATCAAAGGGTGAAATTAGAAAGAACTGTGCTAGAGTCAATTAA
- the LOC125421098 gene encoding uncharacterized protein LOC125421098 — MTEKNKFSKRLTKELSMANFSHEEYYYHGEASVSVPFMWESEPGTPKVGHFRETTLPPLTPPPSYCYSTSSKSTNIRKPSKSYTLLQAIFPKRHASSKNSTTPLPSSPALSSSSSSASSSSSTRSTSYSVPSSPITPWKFRGRGKMASRRLSVDSRMVNDDQYEEHRSSLCLFGRGTNNKNNNRSRAAALHP, encoded by the coding sequence ATGACTGAGAAAAACAAGTTCTCAAAGCGCCTAACCAAAGAATTGTCCATGGCTAACTTCTCACATGAAGAATATTATTACCATGGAGAAGCATCTGTTTCAGTTCCATTCATGTGGGAATCTGAACCAGGAACTCCGAAGGTTGGGCACTTCAGAGAAACCACTCTTCCTCCTCTAACTCCTCCACCTTCCTATTGCTATAGCACTTCATCAAAAAGCACCAATATTAGAAAGCCCTCCAAGTCATATACCCTCTTACAAGCTATTTTCCCCAAGCGACATGCTTCAAGTAAAAATAGTACTACTCCTCTCCCTTCATCGCCGGCcttgtcatcatcatcatcttcagcTTCATCTTCGTCTTCCACTAGGTCAACATCATATTCCGTGCCATCTTCTCCAATAACACCATGGAAATTCCGAGGTCGGGGTAAAATGGCCAGCCGGAGGTTATCGGTTGATTCGAGAATGGTTAATGATGATCAATATGAAGAACACCGTTCAAGCTTGTGCTTGTTTGGTCGTGGGAcgaataataaaaacaataataggtCGAGAGCTGCCGCTCTTCATCCTTGA
- the LOC107405098 gene encoding LOB domain-containing protein 15 isoform X1, with protein sequence MSRDRERLEDEIGKKIRGSEISTVSANSQMGRRISFAPPGTLNTITPCAACKLLRRRCAEECPFSPYFSPHEPQKFAAVHKVFGASNVSKLLMEVPESQRADAANSLVYEANLRLRDPVYGCMGVISALQHQLQSLQAELNAIRTDILKYKYREAATHIVSSSLVSPGVVSIAAPPQAISPSPPPPRPPPPPPRPPHSVVISSSSTSSTSSLYTPSTTTTGYSSLSSDNVPYFD encoded by the exons ATGTCCAGAGACAG ggAGAGATTAGAAGATGAGATAGGGAAGAAGATAAGGGGATCAGAGATCAGCACTGTTTCAGCTAATTCCCAAATGGGGAGAAGAATTTCATTTGCTCCTCCTGGGACTTTGAATACCATAACACCATGTGCTGCATGTAAGCTCTTGAGAAGAAGATGTGCTGAAGAATGCCCTTTCTCTCCCTACTTTTCCCCTCATGAACCCCAAAAATTCGCAGCTGTTCACAAAGTCTTCGGCGCAAGCAATGTTTCCAAGCTCCTAAtg GAAGTGCCGGAAAGCCAAAGGGCTGATGCGGCGAATAGTCTGGTATATGAAGCAAACTTGAGGCTGAGAGATCCAGTGTACGGTTGCATGGGGGTAATATCAGCTTTGCAACACCAACTTCAATCTTTACAAGCGGAGCTTAATGCAATTAGGACCGATATACTCAAATACAAATATAGGGAAGCTGCAACTCATATCGTTTCATCTTCATTAGTTTCTCCTGGTGTGGTCTCCATTGCTGCACCACCACAAGCAATCTCTccatctcctcctcctcctcgtcCACCGCCACCGCCTCCTCGTCCTCCTCATTCGGTCGTAATCTCTTCATCTTCAACATCGTCGACATCTTCTCTATATACACCCTCCACGACCACAACAGGTTATAGCTCCCTTTCCAGCGATAATGTTCCTTATTTTGATTGA
- the LOC107411517 gene encoding uncharacterized protein LOC107411517 has translation MGRRRRVRREASETLIGKEGEEGDDGGEKERKGGFYGCYLLVSLSPRHKGHTYIGFTVNPRRRIRQHNGEIGCGAWRTKKRRPWEMVLCIYGFPTNVSALQFEWAWQHPTESLAVRSAAASFKSLSGIANKIKLAYTMLTLPSWQSMDLTINFFSTKYKIHSAGCPSLPKHMKVRVCPMDDLPCYGEGVESFSEKEDDLDNKECDEASSSSKFSEERSSDSIINNNSVDHHSVIGNMTTEYGSIDEREDCREHPTFTAFPVRSSSNISSSSVIEVAEDRSISGLIKDSSSNVEVDRSGRHQIAADNSQLPSSVHIVPCDVEIIDITTPSPLCRTTSFGKRRRVSTTFPEIIDLTKSPTFVQL, from the exons atggggcGGCGGAGGAGGGTGCGAAGAGAGGCCTCAGAAACCCTAATTGGGAAAGAAGGGGAAGAGGGAGATGATGGaggtgagaaagagagaaaaggggGTTTTTATGGATGCTATCTATTGGTGTCTCTCAGCCCACGCCACAAAGGTCACACCTACATCGG ATTCACAGTGAATCCACGGCGTCGTATCAGGCAGCACAACGGTGAAATAGGGTGCGGTGCATGGAGGACTAAGAAGAGACGCCCTTGGGAAATGGTCTTATGCATTTACGGTTTCCCAACCAACGTTTCCGCTCTCcag TTTGAGTGGGCTTGGCAGCACCCAACTGAATCGCTGGCGGTGAGGAGTGCAGCTGCAAGCTTTAAATCACTATCTGGAATTGCCAATAAGATCAAACTTGCATACACCATGCTTACCCTCCCATCATGGCAGAG CATGGACCTCACTATAAACTTTTTTTCAACTAAGTACAAAATACATTCTGCTGGCTGTCCAAGCTTGCCAAAACATATGAAGGTCAGAGTTTGCCCCATGGATGATCTTCCATGCTATGGTGAAGGAGTTGAAAGTTTCTCAGAAAAAGAAGATGATCTGGATAACAAAGAATGTGATGAAGCAAGCAGTTCTAGTAAATTTTCTGAAGAAAGGTCATCAGATTCTATCATTAATAACAATTCCGTAGATCATCACAGTGTTATTGGCAACATGACTACAGAATATGGATCGATTGATGAGAGAGAAGATTGTAGAGAGCATCCCACTTTTACTGCATTTCCAGTGAGATCATCTTCAAATATTAGTAGCTCATCTGTTATAGAAGTTGCTGAAGATAGAAGCATATCTGGATTGATTAAAGACAGCAGCAGCAACGTTGAAGTGGATCGATCTGGAAGGCACCAAATTGCTGCTGATAATAGTCAATTACCAAGCAGTGTCCATATCGTACCTTGTGATGTTGAGATAATAGATATCACGACGCCATCTCCCTTATGCAGAACTACATCGTTTGGCAAGAGGAGAAGAGTTTCTACTACCTTTCCTGAGATCATCGACTTGACTAAATCGCCCACTTTTGTCCAATTATAG
- the LOC107411521 gene encoding CBL-interacting protein kinase 18, with protein sequence MENKSNVLMRRYELGRLLGQGTFAKVYYGRSMETNQSVAIKVIDKDKVMKVGLVDQVKREISGMRLVKHPNIIELYEVMATKSKIYYIMEYAKGGELFNKVAKGKLKEDAARKYFHQLISAVDFCHSRGVYHRDIKPENLLVDENDNLKVTDFGLSALAESKWQDGLLHTTCGTPAYVAPEVIGRKGYDGAKADVWSCGVVLYVLLAGYLPFHDSNLMQMYRKIGKAEFKCPNWFPAEVRRLLFKILDPNPGTRITIPKIKESSWFKKGFYSKSTKSDVKNEDLSSTDTDTDIGASGPRENGNTAAETKQDSVIPPNLNAFDIISFSAGFDLSGLFEENSERKEARFTSRKSASTIISKIEEIAKRLRMKVKKKDRGLMRLEALKEGRKGILSIDAEIFQVTPTFHLIELKKSNGDTLEYQKILKEDLRPALADIVWVWQGEEQLLPSQQLQQVQQQQQHLQPQDQLQQLQQQDQQPAVATN encoded by the coding sequence ATGGAAAATAAGTCGAATGTGTTGATGCGAAGATATGAATTAGGGAGATTACTTGGCCAAGGAACCTTTGCAAAGGTTTATTATGGAAGGAGCATGGAAACTAATCAGAGTGTAGCCATCAAAGTTATAGACAAAGACAAGGTGATGAAGGTTGGGCTTGTTGATCAGGTCAAGCGGGAAATATCTGGTATGAGGCTGGTTAAGCACCCTAATATCATAGAGCTTTATGAGGTCATGGCTACCAAAAGTAAGATCTACTACATCATGGAATATGCCAAAGGAGGTGAGTTATTTAACAAAGTTGCTAAAGGAAAGCTGAAGGAGGATGCTGCACGGAAGTACTTTCATCAGCTAATCAGTGCGGTTGATTTTTGTCACAGTAGAGGAGTTTATCACCGGGACATAAAGCCGGAGAACCTATTGGTAGATGAGAATGACAACCTAAAAGTCACTGATTTTGGATTAAGTGCTCTTGCTGAATCCAAGTGGCAAGATGGGCTGCTGCATACCACATGTGGCACTCCTGCCTATGTTGCTCCTGAAGTCATTGGCAGGAAAGGCTATGATGGGGCAAAAGCTGATGTTTGGTCTTGTGGGGTTGTGTTATATGTCTTATTAGCAGGTTATCTTCCATTTCATGATTCAAATTTGATGCAGATGTATAGGAAGATTGGTAAAGCTGAGTTTAAATGCCCTAATTGGTTTCCTGCTGAAGTACGAAGGCTGCTGTTTAAGATCTTGGATCCAAACCCCGGTACCAGAATCACCATTCCCAAAATTAAGGAAAGTTCTTGGTTCAAAAAAGGATTTTACTCTAAAAGTACAAAATCTGATGTGAAAAATGAGGATCTATCTTCTACAGATACAGATACAGATATTGGTGCTTCAGGTCCCCGCGAGAATGGTAATACAGCTGCTGAGACAAAACAAGATTCTGTCATACCTCCAAACTTAAATGCTTTTGACATTATTTCCTTTTCTGCTGGGTTTGATCTTTCTGGCCTGTTTGAAGAAAATTCTGAAAGGAAAGAAGCAAGATTCACTTCCAGAAAATCTGCCTCAACCATCATCTCCAAGATAGAAGAAATTGCAAAGCGATTGAGGATGAAAGTGAAGAAGAAGGATAGAGGTTTGATGAGATTGGAGGCATTGAAGGAAGGTCGAAAGGGAATTTTGTCCATCGATGCAGAGATCTTTCAGGTCACTCCGACTTTTCATTTGATCGAGTTGAAAAAATCAAACGGTGATACGTTGGAATATCAAAAGATATTGAAAGAGGACTTGAGACCTGCACTTGCTGATATAGTATGGGTTTGGCAAGGTGAAGAACAACTGCTGCCATCCCAGCAGCTCCAGCAGgtacaacaacagcaacaacattTACAGCCTCAAGATCAGCTGCAACAATTACAGCAGCAAGACCAGCAGCCAGCAGTAGCAACGAATTAG
- the LOC107411522 gene encoding uncharacterized protein LOC107411522 — MCPLRLILIFLSATLAGFFVLRNLSSQPHQQSLTDDETHQDLDDSVDTQFSDSSVPPANRFSKLLSALESGFWTCVDMASGRYLWRHLVSQPSKPSD, encoded by the exons ATGTGTCCTTTGAGACTGATTCTTATATTCCTCTCAGCCACTCTCGCCGGCTTCTTCGTTCTCAGAAACCTCAGCTCTCAACCCCACCAACAATCTCTTACCGACGACGAAACCCACCAAGATCTCGACGATTCCGTCGATACCCAATTCTCTGATTCCTCAGTGCCTCCTGCTAATCGATTCTCCAAG CTTCTTTCTGCTCTGGAGTCGGGGTTTTGGACCTGTGTGGACATGGCTAGTGGTCGATATCTATGGAGGCATTTGGTTTCCCAGCCTTCTAAGCCATCCGATTGA